One window of the Thermoplasmata archaeon genome contains the following:
- a CDS encoding RNA polymerase Rpb4 family protein, with translation MEEEYVSLSELKIILEREKTARGELTPEQQYALSHSAAFARIAPEKVPAMVKELMEVPMMSLANAVKIADVLPTHLDDVRAIFAKERFALSKEDAEKVLEIVNKYR, from the coding sequence GTGGAAGAGGAATACGTGTCCCTGTCGGAGCTCAAGATCATTCTGGAGCGGGAGAAGACGGCCCGTGGCGAGCTGACGCCCGAGCAGCAGTACGCCCTCTCCCACTCCGCCGCATTCGCCCGGATCGCGCCGGAGAAGGTCCCCGCGATGGTCAAGGAGCTCATGGAGGTCCCCATGATGTCCCTGGCCAACGCGGTCAAGATCGCGGACGTGCTCCCGACGCACCTGGACGACGTGCGCGCGATCTTTGCCAAGGAACGGTTCGCCCTCTCCAAAGAGGATGCCGAGAAGGTCCTGGAGATCGTCAACAAGTACCGTTGA
- a CDS encoding 50S ribosomal protein L21e yields MVKASKGIMEKTRQKYRRSPRERGLSPITRSFQRFEVGDKVTILIDSSVQKGWPHNRFHGMTGTVVGKRGRAYLVDVRFGSRIKQGVALPEHLRRA; encoded by the coding sequence ATGGTGAAAGCCTCCAAGGGAATCATGGAGAAGACGCGGCAGAAATACCGCCGCAGCCCGCGCGAGCGTGGGCTCTCGCCGATCACCCGCTCCTTCCAGCGGTTCGAGGTCGGGGACAAGGTCACGATCCTCATCGACTCCAGCGTGCAGAAGGGCTGGCCGCACAATCGGTTTCACGGGATGACCGGGACCGTGGTCGGAAAGCGGGGGCGTGCGTACCTGGTCGACGTCCGTTTCGGATCGCGCATCAAGCAAGGCGTGGCCCTGCCGGAGCACCTGCGCCGGGCCTAG
- a CDS encoding DUF655 domain-containing protein, with protein sequence MEDYARILDYLPQGHPDQSKYHREPLAYALGEDEFKLFELVPKEGAELAVGSRVYIGKEIDLRKEILHVKRRVSYEELTVGAQKELSFVVAEIVKEKEPRFIDFFNKAQAITTRFHMLELLPGLGKKTMWAILEERKKGPFKDFADFEKRVSSVHHPEKLIAKRIEMEISDPTQKYRLFVAR encoded by the coding sequence GTGGAAGACTATGCCCGCATCCTCGACTATCTACCGCAAGGTCATCCCGACCAGTCCAAGTACCACCGGGAGCCGCTGGCGTACGCTCTGGGAGAGGACGAGTTCAAGCTGTTCGAGCTCGTGCCCAAGGAAGGCGCGGAGCTCGCCGTCGGATCGAGGGTGTACATCGGGAAGGAGATCGACCTTCGCAAGGAGATCCTCCACGTGAAACGCCGCGTCTCCTACGAGGAGCTGACCGTGGGCGCCCAGAAGGAGCTCTCCTTCGTCGTCGCGGAGATCGTCAAGGAGAAGGAGCCCCGGTTCATCGACTTCTTCAACAAGGCCCAAGCCATCACGACCCGCTTCCACATGCTCGAGCTCCTGCCCGGTCTCGGGAAGAAGACCATGTGGGCCATCCTCGAGGAGCGCAAGAAGGGGCCGTTCAAGGACTTCGCGGACTTCGAGAAGCGGGTGTCGAGTGTCCACCACCCCGAGAAGCTGATCGCGAAGCGCATCGAGATGGAGATCTCGGACCCCACGCAGAAGTACCGCCTGTTCGTCGCCCGCTAG